The Helianthus annuus cultivar XRQ/B chromosome 15, HanXRQr2.0-SUNRISE, whole genome shotgun sequence genomic sequence GATGCGGCGCgacaccgcatcctgcccacgaggcaagtgggactgacaccacagtgcaagtggcaccaatgacagtcgcctgtcaggccatacgtaagcgatagactgacactgcagtaggacgtggcttcacctccacgaCTGACAAGcatgacacacctgcataagggctgcacgtcgtcagtctgtccattcaactcctccttcactcctcggctataaataccgaccccaaaccaggtttgaggcatctcttcacaactctctcactactactacgatcacactttgcttcccaagcaaattactgattctcacgccggagaggggtaacaaggagcacccccccccccaccctatcctccttgttacgagtcacggcttgtttccttgtgcaggagatcaaccggcggacgatccggccagcgatcctcgagaggaaaggATTAACCGTTCTTGACGAGACCaatgtgttaaccctgcccggttaaccattgtttcatcatagGCTAACGTAACTAATTTACCATTTGATATATTTACATGTTTTGAAAGCTCAAAAAgactaaaaaaacaaataataactATATGATTACATTTATTGTACATAACAACAGTTACTTGCGTAAGATGATGATGGTACCATCAACAATTACTTTCATCACCTAACAGTATTATAGATTATCTTTCCATCCTTCCAAATTTGGCCCCTCAAGTATGATTTTTAAGTTAAAGTTTTAGCGTGCATCTTAACTAGGTTCATCCTCCTAGTTACTATTTGTAGTATTTTAACAAATATTCATCCTCTAATTTTATACTACATAAATACACATTTAAAAATGTACATAAataaatttggggtgttacaagctCGAGTCCAGTCAAGCTCAggctcggcccggctcgtttacacccctatacCCCACTTTAAATTCTTTACATTTCTCAATGGGTGTCGTTTTCATTCTTGTTGGGTTAATCCCAAGCCCAGAAATATTAATTAGTTAGTCAAGCTTcaataacaatttattaaaaatcagttttgaaagaaaaagataaTAAGACAAAATAGTTAGTAGTTaagattataaataaaataaaaagaaagaaataataaaataaagagtACAGATATATGAATGAGGAATGAAATGTGAAAGGCATTTTAGAATGAGAGTTAAATTTAGAAAACTTTAGTTAAATTATGGGACCGGAGATGAGAGCTTCTTGTGAATGCTCTAAGGTGAGATAGTTTGAGCCCACCGTAAATGATATCTCAACAAGTCATGTGAAATAAAGAAATATATAAACAAGAACATAAAAGAATTAAAATTTGCTTTTATCAGATGAATTTATTAAACAAGTATTTATAAGCTAAAAAATAACAATCCTAAAAGTATCACAAGGTGTTTAACATTTTAACTCactaaaaaatatgaaaaataaagaaaaaggctCAAGCTCACTATAAAATGGCTGGCATGACATATGACAAATTAAAGCTATTAAAAATGAGTGTAAAACTCTTATAAACAGATTGTCCTAAGCTGCTGCAGAAATACACAAAAACATAGACCACATGCACCATGCCTTCCTTACATACCACCTCAAGCTGCCACCTGGATCGGCCCGTTTGACCTGAACCCGCTGCCCTTGCCACGGCTTCCCCTTCCACGCCCACGCCCTGCAAAACTCATCAAGATAACATGCTCAGGTCAAAACATTGGGTCAAATTGGCCCGACCCATAAACACGTTTTTTGTTCCTTTTTAGAGTGACTTGCATTTtgagtccatgtggtttgtccaAAGTTACGGCAGGAGTCCTTAAGTTTGAAACAATACAATAAAAATCCTAGCTTTTGAAACTATGCGCGTGTCAAGCCCATTTTAAAGGGTGTTAAATTTTTaagaaaatgactattttacccctgTTTGCACCATCTAAACAAATTACAGAAAAATGcaacccaaatcaacccattcTATTAGTAAATAAGTTGATACTCTGAACTCAATAACAATGGCATGGAAGTACCTTCGAAGTTCGAATAGGGTGCAACCTCGATATGAAATGTTACACTTAGCAGTTTTTATAATGTTATAAGGTGAGAATGTAGCAGTACCTCTCTCCTGTTGCATGGTGTATGTTGATTATATCCTCCATCATACCGATCATCCGCATAAGCACCATTAGTCTCGTAACCTCCCCTTACACGGCCTCTGAAATTATGGCCTCGTCCTCGGCCCCTATCCCTTGTGAAGTCACGTGGTGCATCCCACCCTGCATCCTCATATTCTCCTGTTGGATAACCAATTAACCATTCCATGTGAATATACCATAATCAAGAAGAAACCGCAAATTGAACTCGAAGAGTACTAGAGGTGGGAATTTCATATAGAGGACACCGATAGTCCCATTGTCCCTAtggttttccaaaattttggatttggtccctagctttccaaaggTACATGGATGGTCTcggtggtttgcactttgtaacgcacttggtccccaacttttgccaaaagtacacaaatagtccctgtggtttgcattttgtaacgcatttagtccatAACTTGGACCTCCTGTCAGATTAGTTGGTTGGAGACTAAAcatgttacaaagtgcaaaccacatggaccatccatgtacttttgaaaaggtagggaccaaatccaaaattttgaaaaaccacagggactatccgtgtcTTTAGTAAACAAGTTGAAACTCCCAAACTCAATACCAATGACATGAAAGTGTCTTCATATCTAACAGGTCAATGGGTAGAAACTAGAAATCATACATATAGTTGACTAAATAGAAAAGTGTTGAGAGTAACATAAAGTATATTGTTAATGCATACAAACTACTAAATCGATTCATTAAAAAAGGATTAATATTGAAATAACATATATTTCATAGTTATATTTAgtacattatttaaaaaaaaaatatgttctAAAACTAGATAAAAAAAATCCAGGTCAGACTACTTAAAGTCTGGTTATGCAACACGGTTTACACAAGACCATAATTAAAGTCAACTAGTCTTAAGCCACGTGCGTTGGGACGGGGGCGTAAAACTGTACCAAGTAGCACCAACGTCATCTGACCGCTATCACCGAAACATGACTAAGCGAATAAAAGCAGTTGTTTAGGGTTAAACATGTCATTACCAATGATGTGGTGTCAAAGGAGAAAAAATAGGGTAAATAATGAAAACTAAAAAAactttattaaagttgaggggctaaataTGTCATTATCAAAGTTGAGAGGCCAAAGAAGAAAAGTTTGTAAAAGTACAAATAGTTAAGCGtgtgtgaaggggtatggtctcaAATCTCACACCATGCTTGGCCGCGAGTGACCATCACCCAACTCAATACCCCTATCGATAAGGATTCGTCTGTGTTCGTGCGGGCACACCCAAACCCAGTTTGCTTTCCCACTCGGGATAAGATGAGAAGACTCGTGTTTTCATCACAACAAGTGATGTGGTAGCCACTGCGGTTACTGCACATGGCGATGCAGTCCAGACCCGCATCCTATTGTCAACACAAGTGGAACTGACACTTTGACTTAAGTGTCCAAACCAGTAAGTGGCCTGTCCGGGTACTGACAGTGGTCAGCTGCCCAGCCCAAACTAAGAGAACTATGAAATAGTGAACCCAAACTAGAGAACTAAAATTTTCTCAAGAACCCATTCCTTCATGAACTAATCTTTAGCAAACATAACTCCCCGAACTATCACCATGAACTATTATTGTGAACAGCAAACTTGCCGTGGAGTTTGATCCACGCTAACTGGTGGTTTGCTATTAATTTAATGGTTTTGTAAATAATTagataaaattattattattttttacaaatttagatagcttaacttgaatgagttttTGATGTTTCACTTCTGTCCACGAGTGATGTTAGGATCTCAGTTTGATACTTGCAAATAAATACTAATAGAGAACAATAAAATTCATAAGTAGGAAGATATTATCAACAATTGTTTTTCATTAATTCAAATgattcaaatcatcatcatcatcatactcggtaaatcccaccaataagCAAAGATAagatagggtctgaggagggtaagatgtagacagccttacctctacccggtaggaatagagagactgcttccagtgagacccccggctcgatggtagttttgtatcaagccttggacataaggcacataacactcggcaattaagacaaaggtcaattagtgcatgtactcccttgtctttcggctatcaacgtcaccgcatgatgcatgattaaccatccccctcttttaacattttttcacgaaattagtaaaataacgtaaAAATTAgagcactttcacttttgcccccgagcacccacacatatatacattatatgcgcataccgcaagcggggcgtaaatatatatgtatgtatattttacATATTTTACATAATAATTCTACAATCCTCCCTCAGCCTGATCACTcacaaacataaaatatatatgtatgtataagtATGAGAAAGATATAGCTCGTGGGCTGAAAGATGTAGTACCTTAGAAGCTTGTGAACTCAACAAGTTAGGTCAGCAGTTTAGTGGATTGTGTTATAGAGAGAGAATGTGATTCTAAAGAGAGAGTTATATTGTAGATGGAGAGAGTAAATGGTTGGTGTTAACCCTTTATTTGTAGATAGAAGAATCCTAACCCATTAAGAGTGAGAGCCTCCGGGCACCCACGTCATTACTACCATACTCTTAAAGACATTTTAGGgtagagtaaactgctaaaatcatccctaaggtttgactcaaattgctagatcagtccaaaatcaactttttttttgctaaaacagtGCTTGAGCCTAGTTTCTattgctatttcagtccaataaattaacaccgttagaacctccgttaatgaatgggtaaaactgctaaattcgtccctgaggtttgattcaagttgctagatcagtccaaaatcaagttttttgaatttgttaattataaacttatttaggtatataatttttctagacttgcattaattttttgaatttgttaattataaacttatgtagattataaacttatttaggtatataatttttctagacttgcattaattttttgaatttgttaattataaacttatgtagattataaacttatttaggtatataaatcattaatatcacaagattataaatttatttaaggcgggtccagttatatttatgttcgttgaataaatcattaatatcacaagagaaaaaaatggtaaatgacaggttcttaatgcatcaatacttgtaccaaatgcattatatattttcttaaatgtcttaaaatttaagataaattacaagtctaccctaaatatataatttaaatttgtgtttagttataaaaatataaacagaaTGTAGCTCTTTTGGAGAGCGCAATTTTATTTGACCTGTGTTAACACtggtttgacccgaacccgttttgactcaAACCAAAATAATCCTTTTTATGAGACTTGTTCTGGCACGACATGTTGTCCGACCTCACCTGAATGATAagtattattaaataagaaaccacttaattaagtagaaaaaatgaataaaagaactttataatacaaatattaaattaaaataattgataaatattaaacattaaatattaagatttaaataaaaaaaattaaaattttgttaatttcttaatatttaaatttacatataatgtttgtatttttcataactaaatattgtttaaattaactgttgtcttatttaaatccttaaataaatactaaatattTACATGGTAACAGCAACAACATCAAAATAAAATCAGTATTTAAGTTGGGCCGGTTAAATTACGCTCTTCAAAAAAGctacatttatatttttaaaactaattttatttaaattaaattaagtattatcttatttaaatacttaagtatataattagtaaacatttaatgataacaataataataataataataatcaaaataactaacaaataatttttcaaaataactaacaaaaggattttttctcttgtgatattaatgatttatatacctaaataagtttataatctaaataagtttataattaacaaattcaaaaattATGCAaatctagaaaaattatatacctaaataagtttataatataaataagtttataattaacaaattcaaaaaattaatgcaagtctagaaaaattatatacctaaataagtttataattaacaaattcaaaaaacttgattttggactgatctagcaacttgaatcaaaccccagggacgaatttagcagttttacccattcattaacggaggttctaacggtgttaatttattggactgaaatagcaacagaaactaggctcagagactgttttagcaaaaaaaagGTTGATTTtagactgatctagcaatttgagtcaaaccacatggacgattttagcagtttactcttttagGGTACTTTGGTTCTGAATTCATATCATGATCCATAACCTATAGTAATCTTTTGTTTACAAGATTCAATTATACACTCCACATGTTTGATGAAATATCTAGATGAATATTATGCACTATAATGGATATAAATTAAATGTGTAGATCATGTTTAAATACCATAATTAATTAATTTAGAAGCCATTACATGCAAGTAGAAATTTGTAGGTCAATTAGAAGACTTGTTCATATGTTATAAATGTTTATTCATATACAGCGACACCGAAAACCTGAGCACAAACATAGTTTTAAACAAAAGGCAACAAGATGAAGACGAGTCCATCAGAAGACACTCAACGGATACCGTCGTTGTTTGTTAGTAAGGGGGTCAATGATTTTTCTCCATCCATCGTAGTCGATTGCATCATCACTGACGGGTAGCAAAAAGCCGTTAACAAAGAAAAATGGCGTGCCATACACCCCTCTTGAACAACCATACTGCAAAAacgaaacaaaacaaaacaattcatGATACAAGACTACTAAAGATGTCGATATACAACTTAGAAAGCAAGGTGGGTTGATTTACCTTAAATGATACCCTAGTTTTGGTACCAGTCTTCGAGTCAGCAAATCCAGACTTAATGGCAGATTGCATGGAGTTCCCAAGAGCGTTTGATGCGAACCCTATAACTTGATCAAGAACGGCCTCTCTAGACATTTTTAAGGTTTGTGCATTGTAAAACCgctcctgtttgtttgtcaacaAACACACGATCAATGTAGAAACGTATTGAATTAGTCATGATTATAGAACATGTATGCTTAATTAAATAAAACGAAAATAAATGGCAAATTGTGTAATGTGCTATAATTGACAAAAATATTAAATGAAGATATGGGGTGTAACCTGATGCACAAAAAAAGCTTCCATCAAGTGGTATGTAGCTGAAGTATTTATCTCATTGACAACATGCAAAGCTCGGGAAGTAACAAAAGCGTTGTCATGGTATCTGCAACACAAAATTTATGGTAATTTGTCAATCGATAGGAACCAAACACAAAACTAGACGATAAAGCTATAGTAGGTAGATAACGATGCATTTCTCTCAATATTAGCGGAGTTAAGATTTGTAGTctactttttatatttatttttattccaCATGCGTTGTAAGGTTGTATCGCATAACATGATACCACACACTATGTTAACAAAACTACCAACACATGGACCACGTGCAATCCTACATATGCACCGACCACGTGTTGGGTTGCGGACCACTAATTTTCTTTTTAGTTACATCTACTACTCCATTCACTTTCTTTTATTTATGTGACAGCGATATACGAAGTGAAACCCTAATTTACTACTACACATAATCGAAGAAAAAAGTGATAAAAAAGATGTGGGTTTATGGTGTGTGGACCAGGTTTAGCTTGGTCTCCAAGCAAAGTAAACATTTAATCAAGAACAATCACTTTATATTTTATGAACCCACCAAATCCATCTGCTTTAAAAAGTTGCTTAGTATATTGTAATATAAGCTTTAATAGTTGTACCTTTGACAACTAACTTTCTTGTGTTGTTTACTTCTAAGCTTTACAAAAGTATCTTTAGAAGAAAGTTCAATATGGTACTTTAGAAGTGCAAGGTGAGTCAACCCATGTCATATGTGTTAACTCTTGATCGTCAAACATGAACTCTATGGCATAAACGAGGAACTAATACTTAGAAGCAAATTTAATAGACATAAATTAaaatttaataatattaaattattttctttcaaaatttacAATAATAAATATTGAAAGATCAATAAAAAAAGTTAGATGACCCAGGTAAAATCGATGGGAAAAAGGTCACCACCGTCTGCGAACATAGATGACGCTCGGACCTGGTCTGCCACGAATACTCATTGCGACAAAACCCTGGGTCAACCCTGACCTTTTTATATAAAATCCTATTTGGTTTGCAACCAAGAGGGTGTTCGGGATTGTTTATTTTAAGCTCCTTATGACTtattaactttttgaaaaattaaaaagttgTTTGGGATTGCTTAGGTTGTGGGAGGATAAATTAATAAGTTACAATGTCATGACTTATTAACTTAAAGTTATAAGAAGGTAAAATAAAatatcccaaacaccctctaagaGTTTCATCTAAGACTGGTGGGTGTGGGTGTGGGGGTGGGCGTGGGCAAGAAGCGTTTTTTTGGCCCTTTAACGCCAAGTGCTCCATCCTGGGTTGGCATTTTGTTGGGCGTTGCCCGATTGGCGTGACAATAGTGATGATAGTGCTTGACGTGGGGCGCTGACCTAGGTGATGTGTTCTTTGGGTGTGGACTGATAAAGCTCACACATGCCACGCGTCAATACCCCAACCAAGCCCTCTACACCCATAGTCTAAGAACTTTAAGAGTTACCGGTctgatttagaaaaaaaaactatctcCAGTAATGAGAGAGAATTCTTACGGTAGTGGGAACGGGTGAACGATGAGAGAGACGAGGTCGGGACCGTAATGATCGATCGCTTGTTTAAGCGGCGGCCAGGCGTCTCTGCTATCGGGGCAGACTGGGTCGAAAAAAGCCTCGACCAACACGGTGTCCATGGACGCCGTGTGTTTCCCGTACACGAATCCATCGTACCTCGCTGGAACTATAGACTGCGACCGGACTAAAACCGCCGTGAAGACTAAAAACAGCAGCAAAGTCACCGGAATTATGGTTTTTGACATGGTGGTGGTTGTTAGCGGTGGAGAGATGGGGACAAAGTGGTGATGATGTGTTGGAGTATATATATGCGTTGTACTTGTATATATTAACGCCCACGTGTTATTCCACTCAACTACCTAATTTTATTGATTTTGTGGGCGTCCTAGTAACGCACAAAAGTTATCTCAATCGATAAAATCGGATAAAAATACAAAAGTAGTTAGTTTTGGGATGTGACGTGAGCGGTCAATCTATGATTTATTCAGTAAAAATTCAATATAAGAGTTACGTGATTAAACATGTAGTTGACACGATTCCGTGTGACAACTGTAATTTGTTGGTAATTTTAGTGTTATCAACGGATTTTGGTGATATTGGATTAACTTGTCGACCAAGTTAATCTTATTAAATATTAAACGAGTTAGGAGATGCGGGAGTGCATGCTCGTTTTAATTTAATAAGGTTTAGCGTTTTATCGGTTTCTACTTtcaattatataaatatattttaatcatgGGCCTGATCATACACATGTTATCAATTTTATGTGTTGGGCTGAAAATGATATAtgtttgttttattaaaacaatacACAACTATGATAATGAGTGGGCCACTGGTAATGGATCCATTGGTTTTGGCCTTTTGGGGTGttttgtttcaaaacaagaaatccATAAGAATTGGTGGGGGGACGCACACTATCAGTAGAGAAAAAGAAAAAACGGTTTTCCTTGGTCGAAGATTACGAACAGAAAGGGTACGGGATTTGTACTTCTCATCAAAAATCAAATTCGTTCTTGACGACTCTTGGTCTTATCCGATCAAATCTTTGAGTGTACCATCAAATGTTTGATCTGAAAGTGTATCACGATTCCAAGAGAATCCAAGTCGTTTCAGTTTTATTTTCGGTGCCAATTCTCATCTTTAATCGGCTCTGCATATCGTGTAAGTTCTAACAAAGATCAAACATTTCGGTTACTTGTTTATTTTCTGAAATCTAACTGCGAATTGCATCCGTTTTTTTAAATGTATTTTCTGAATCTAATTGCCAATTGCACCCGATTATTTGAAACGGCAACAGATCTAAGTGATCTTGTGTTTTAAATCTTGAAATTGGGTTCATGTATTTGCGAACTTttcaacaaaggaaaagaaaattaataataataatctagtGATCACATATTATAATATATGGTGTTTTGGCTTTTTGGTGGTGAATTTCACAATTACCTAGTAACTTGTAAGTGATGATACTTATTAAATCATCCGTGAGTTTGGTATGGGACTATATGTCGACCTTTAGCCTTCAGGATATAGACTTATCTATATGCGATTTTATAGAAAGAATTGGGTCTGGTTGATTTGTGAAGGGATTCACGGTTCGGCTAACTAGTACGAATTTGTTAGTTTTGAATTTCAATTAACAATTGAATTCGGGTTCTTGTGGATTTGCAAATTCCTAAATAAGAAATATTTGTATGGTGCTTTTCGGTCGTATTCAATCGAGACGAAAAGAAGAAGCTATTTCAGCGTTCATGGCTGAATCGGATAATAGTCGGTTGCGTGCTTTGATGGTTTAGTGATGACGGACAGCCTCGATTTTGTTTGAAATGTCGGCCTTGATCGGGGATGTTGTCAGTTAATCTTGGTTCGACTATAACTAGATAGGAAAAGATAAGAAAGTGATTGATGTCATGGTTTCTCTTCTGCTCGAAGGGAGGACACAGTGAGCCTCGCGGCTGGCACGACGGACATCGAAACCGGGTTCGACAACCCCACGAAAATCAATGACACAACAAGTGCCGGTTATTTCTTTTTCTCGCTGAATCGGACCTGCGCATGGGATCTTTCTCGCGTGATCGAGCATATACACATAGGCTTGCGTATATGTGTTCCTCATTCACTAAATACATGGCATGGACATAAGTTGTTTGGGTTTCTCTAAATGGGAGTCATCGATGGTtgcatatatatgtgtgtgtctACATACAGATACATATCTTTTTGGTCTATATATAACCCATGGGATGAATCTGCATGTGCAGAGACATACTTCTATTTATCTATATCTCTCACACATATAAGATGTGTGTCTATGTGGTGCATGAGGACATACATGGGTGTACGTTGTGATCATTGAAGGTTCTTTTACACCACATATAAGTAGCGATTTGATATTTGGTCGTTTGGCACATGGGATTTTTGTGTTCTGTTTGGTAACCGAAGTGAAACCAAAAAATGACACCTTGTGTCGTAAATAACGAGCAGAAGAAAAACCCGTGGAGTGTTGTAATTAGCAAGAGGAAATCAAAGAAGGGAAACACGCGGTCTTACAATCATTGAGCGTTTAATGGGTTATNNNNNNNNNNNNNttgatcgttcaaatggtccaaaggccaagtagttacaacaattctgcatctgggcactttacgcgacccgcatgggagttcccatgcactttaacgcgggtcgcctaaagtttaaatattaggcgtgttatttaggaggctcgcggcccgcttacacttaagcctaaccttcacgcgggtcgcgagaagtctgtttttcagatttttaaaatcttttgtcatgattatcagaatccggtaattaataacgaaatctttcgtaatgatttacctgacctttcggttttgaaggggtaactttgcggtttggccctcggttatttaccgataggggcctcgtgttatttacccgcattattaagtccccggtttatttattaattatattggaaagccttaactttcactgttgacgcttttaacccttcttctacgaattcgatcgtaactttctcgtttcatatcgaaacttcgcgaaattcatatatattattttagtgagggtataataccgttacaaagtctttggaacgttaaagggtcactcagaggtattattaaacatgttgacacagttaacccctgtagtttgtaatctctcactttcttccgcgttttgtttttgtacgatctataatttattcgtttgaaggtttaagcattatttagggatactatacagtatatttacccttgttgacatttataaccctcgaatttatatactttcaaggtttgtcaaaattagtcctttatttattatagatgccacgtgtaaacaaatgacacgtgtta encodes the following:
- the LOC118487167 gene encoding uncharacterized protein LOC118487167, whose amino-acid sequence is MSKTIIPVTLLLFLVFTAVLVRSQSIVPARYDGFVYGKHTASMDTVLVEAFFDPVCPDSRDAWPPLKQAIDHYGPDLVSLIVHPFPLPYHDNAFVTSRALHVVNEINTSATYHLMEAFFVHQERFYNAQTLKMSREAVLDQVIGFASNALGNSMQSAIKSGFADSKTGTKTRVSFKYGCSRGVYGTPFFFVNGFLLPVSDDAIDYDGWRKIIDPLTNKQRRYPLSVF